A genome region from Methanobacterium subterraneum includes the following:
- the pyrI gene encoding aspartate carbamoyltransferase regulatory subunit, which translates to MKTPWELKVKPIRNGTVIDHISANKALRVLKILGLPSKETAVTLAMNVQSSQMGSKDIVKIEGRELASREVDEIALIAPYATINIIRNYEIVGKGKVNLLNEINSILNCSNPNCITNTDEPVTTRFTVLQKEPLILRCHYCERIMDQTEVQTQFRVF; encoded by the coding sequence ATGAAAACTCCCTGGGAACTGAAGGTAAAACCCATTAGGAATGGAACCGTAATTGACCATATCAGTGCTAACAAGGCCCTGAGAGTCCTTAAGATACTGGGACTTCCCAGTAAGGAAACTGCAGTGACCCTGGCCATGAATGTACAGTCCAGCCAAATGGGAAGTAAGGATATTGTTAAGATCGAAGGCCGGGAACTGGCATCCCGGGAAGTGGATGAAATTGCACTCATAGCACCATACGCCACCATCAACATTATAAGGAATTATGAAATTGTGGGAAAGGGTAAGGTGAATCTCTTAAATGAGATTAACAGTATTTTAAACTGTTCCAATCCCAACTGCATCACCAACACTGATGAACCAGTTACCACCCGTTTCACTGTCCTGCAGAAGGAACCATTGATACTGCGCTGCCATTACTGTGAACGGATTATGGATCAAACTGAAGTACAAACTCAGTTCAGAGTTTTCTAG
- a CDS encoding secondary thiamine-phosphate synthase enzyme YjbQ, protein MVLKRGTVEVNTSQRVEIQDITPEVDAVLKTSGVKDGLLNIYSRHSTSAVVINENETGLVNDFQLALQKLVPEGVGYQHDGIDNNADSHIRGFLLGGSQTIPFENGRMMLGTWQSIFFVELDGPRQRKLTVTVMGD, encoded by the coding sequence ATGGTTTTAAAACGTGGAACTGTGGAGGTTAACACCTCCCAGAGGGTGGAGATTCAGGATATCACCCCTGAGGTGGATGCAGTGCTTAAAACTAGTGGTGTTAAAGATGGGCTGTTGAATATTTACAGCCGTCACTCCACTTCAGCCGTGGTAATCAATGAGAATGAAACTGGTCTGGTTAATGATTTCCAGTTAGCCCTTCAGAAACTGGTTCCAGAGGGTGTGGGTTACCAGCACGATGGTATTGATAACAATGCTGACAGCCATATCCGTGGGTTCTTACTAGGGGGCAGCCAAACCATACCTTTCGAGAATGGTAGGATGATGCTGGGTACCTGGCAGAGTATCTTCTTTGTGGAACTGGACGGCCCACGGCAAAGGAAACTTACCGTGACTGTTATGGGAGATTAA
- a CDS encoding helix-turn-helix transcriptional regulator, whose amino-acid sequence MKNKRMKIARVEMDLSQEQLAELVGITRQTIGLIELGKYNPSLNLCIAICKALGKTLNDLFWEE is encoded by the coding sequence GTGAAAAATAAAAGAATGAAAATTGCAAGGGTTGAAATGGATTTATCACAGGAACAACTTGCAGAACTTGTTGGAATAACCAGACAAACAATAGGACTTATTGAATTAGGAAAATACAATCCGTCCTTAAATTTATGTATTGCTATTTGTAAAGCTTTGGGAAAAACATTAAACGATTTATTCTGGGAGGAATGA
- a CDS encoding DUF6773 family protein, translating to MNIKKIKDERIEKIQNRYGTHAFIIVSALLFSSILFKSVVMNLPFKEYLTELVIFLIGMVYYTLKITNAGLFHTVKESKIYLITSFALISILFGILVGLTNMFRYQNGQFNEITMFSISILTAEAFVIIIIAWITFEKLSKRSEKKQFDVE from the coding sequence ATGAATATTAAAAAAATTAAAGATGAACGAATTGAAAAAATACAGAACAGATATGGGACACATGCTTTCATAATAGTATCTGCATTGTTATTTTCATCCATATTATTCAAATCAGTTGTAATGAATTTACCATTTAAGGAGTATCTAACTGAACTCGTGATATTTTTAATAGGAATGGTATATTATACCCTTAAAATTACAAATGCAGGTTTATTCCACACAGTCAAAGAAAGCAAAATATACCTCATTACATCTTTTGCTTTAATCTCCATCCTTTTTGGTATTTTAGTGGGACTAACAAATATGTTCAGGTATCAAAATGGACAATTCAATGAAATAACAATGTTCAGCATATCCATTTTAACAGCTGAAGCATTCGTTATTATAATAATTGCATGGATAACTTTTGAAAAGTTATCCAAAAGAAGCGAAAAAAAGCAATTTGATGTAGAGTGA
- the pheT gene encoding phenylalanine--tRNA ligase subunit beta: MPVIKFTYTDLEELLEMEIDKDELIDLLPMIGSDIEEYDDEGVKVEFFPNRPDYLSVEGVARALKGFLKIEEGIPKYPLEPSGTSITIDPGLKNIRPYTACCLVLNVEFDDDKLPQIMDFQEDLHWVIGRDRKKVAIGIHNLDVIKGPFRYFAADPDEVSFVPLESDEEMTLREILTQHKKGQAYAHLIDQYDRYPLIMDSEDKILSMPPIINGELTKLTSDTRNLFVDVTGTDQQAVERTLNIIATSFAESGATIQTMENIYPDETFIRPDLTPKERTLSLKNAVKLIGIPLTLDMVVESLRKVRFDAEVADEDTVLVKIPPYRADILHEVDIIENVAIGYCFRKIEPELPQVATVAREDPYLEFDQNVREIMNGLSFTEVMSLMLTNEENHFQKMKLQETERVEVAQPISQDRTMIRQSLLNGLLEFLEDNKHEELPQRIFEVGETVFLDGENETRTKGSKKMAAMITHSQANFTEIKSTSDAFINNLGLEMVIDDLDHPSFIRGRCALLKGVKKETGEICVEGFFGEMNPEVIRNFELEYPVVAMEVEFKTLK, from the coding sequence ATGCCAGTTATAAAATTCACCTACACTGATTTGGAAGAACTATTGGAAATGGAAATAGACAAGGATGAACTCATTGATCTTCTCCCCATGATTGGGAGTGATATTGAGGAGTATGATGATGAAGGGGTAAAAGTGGAGTTTTTCCCCAACCGGCCAGACTATTTGAGTGTGGAGGGAGTTGCCCGGGCACTTAAAGGTTTCCTGAAAATAGAGGAAGGAATACCAAAGTACCCTTTAGAGCCATCTGGAACCAGCATAACCATTGATCCGGGACTTAAAAATATCCGACCTTACACCGCCTGTTGTCTGGTCCTTAACGTGGAATTTGATGATGATAAACTTCCCCAGATCATGGACTTCCAGGAAGACCTGCACTGGGTTATTGGACGGGACCGTAAGAAAGTAGCCATTGGAATCCACAACCTGGACGTGATAAAGGGTCCTTTCCGATATTTTGCTGCAGATCCTGATGAAGTATCCTTCGTACCCCTGGAATCAGATGAGGAAATGACCCTCCGGGAAATACTCACCCAACATAAAAAAGGACAGGCCTATGCCCATTTAATAGACCAGTACGACCGTTACCCATTGATTATGGATTCTGAAGATAAAATACTTTCCATGCCTCCTATTATCAATGGGGAGCTCACCAAGCTTACCAGTGATACCAGGAACCTATTTGTGGATGTCACCGGTACTGACCAGCAGGCAGTGGAGCGAACCCTGAACATTATCGCCACCAGCTTCGCTGAATCTGGGGCTACCATTCAGACCATGGAAAACATTTATCCGGATGAAACATTCATAAGGCCTGATTTAACACCGAAAGAAAGAACATTAAGCTTGAAAAATGCAGTAAAACTTATTGGAATACCATTAACTCTGGATATGGTGGTAGAATCCCTAAGAAAAGTCCGTTTTGATGCAGAAGTCGCTGATGAGGATACGGTCTTGGTTAAAATACCTCCTTACCGGGCTGATATCCTCCATGAGGTGGATATAATTGAGAATGTGGCTATTGGTTATTGTTTCCGTAAGATAGAACCGGAACTACCTCAGGTAGCCACAGTGGCCCGGGAAGACCCTTACCTGGAGTTTGATCAGAACGTCCGGGAGATCATGAATGGACTCAGCTTCACAGAGGTTATGAGTCTCATGTTAACCAACGAGGAGAACCACTTCCAGAAGATGAAACTCCAGGAAACGGAACGGGTGGAAGTAGCCCAACCCATAAGCCAGGACCGGACCATGATCAGACAGAGTCTTCTAAATGGATTATTGGAGTTTCTGGAGGATAACAAACACGAAGAACTACCCCAGAGGATCTTCGAAGTAGGGGAAACAGTCTTCCTGGATGGGGAGAATGAAACCCGGACAAAGGGTAGTAAAAAAATGGCAGCCATGATCACCCATTCACAGGCCAACTTCACCGAGATCAAATCAACCAGCGATGCCTTTATAAACAATCTGGGGCTGGAAATGGTTATTGACGATCTAGATCACCCCAGCTTTATCCGGGGGCGTTGCGCATTACTAAAAGGAGTGAAAAAAGAAACAGGTGAGATATGTGTTGAAGGATTCTTCGGTGAAATGAATCCAGAGGTTATACGGAACTTTGAACTGGAGTATCCGGTGGTGGCAATGGAAGTGGAGTTTAAAACCCTTAAATAA
- a CDS encoding valine--tRNA ligase yields the protein MKEVEVPKDYNHENEINWQATWQRMKLYQFNPDEKRPRYIIDTPPPYPTGSIHIGHVLNWLYMDLLARWKRMQGHSVLFPQGWDCHGLPTEVKVEEIHGIKKNDVPREEFRQMCIELTKENIQGMKTQMQRMGYSQDWNREYVTMTPEYKEKTQRSFLQMYHEGLIYRAVHPVNWCPRCETAIAFAEVEYQENETFLNYLEFPDPAGETGVPIATTRPELLAACVAVVVHPEDERYQHLTGKKVQVPLFNREVEIITDEEVDPEFGTGAVMICTFGDKTDVTWVNRYDLDIIEAINEQGIMQDVCGKYSGLTLTECKDAIVEDLDKEGFLTRKEKVDQNVGQCWRCKTPIEILVKKQWFVAVKQMNPQIIDAAEGMDWIPEHMKTRLLNWTGSMDWDWCISRQRIFATPIPVWYCKECGEVMVPSEEEVPLDPTQTQPTKPCQCGSTEFIAEEDVLDTWMDSSITPLVIAGWPGEEYQDLFPATIRQQGHDIIRTWAFYTILRTLALTGDAPFQNVVVNGMVFGEDGHKMSKSRGNVIAPEDVVEEYGADALRLWAANSVPGSDVPFAWKDVQHGYKFLRKFWNAFRFVNMHLAAYSANNDVESIKTTLKPLDKWILSGLNQLVGEVTHTMDDYNFAHARNRIQAYIWHDFCDDYIEAVKYRLYTDEEGESKQAALYTLNTVIQTCLRLMAPFTPHFTEEIHYYLEGYGNAKSSAENDNVGELDKTRDEDVFRSIHQETWPEVVQDLVDPVADGIGQLGAEVIGELRRFKASRKMPLNTPLKATTIYSNSPEKYNHLLTLEDDIKGTMRIEELMVSEGKPDVREIVVEITPRMDKIGPEFKGQAPVIVKYLQSHDPQEIADSLEEDGSIDIEGSLITADYISTSKELVGRTGEKVELLLLEEMDLVMELVI from the coding sequence ATGAAGGAAGTTGAGGTTCCCAAGGACTACAATCACGAAAATGAAATAAACTGGCAAGCAACCTGGCAGCGAATGAAACTCTACCAGTTCAACCCTGATGAAAAACGACCACGCTATATTATTGACACCCCACCACCATACCCCACTGGCTCAATCCACATAGGTCATGTTCTTAACTGGCTTTACATGGATTTATTAGCCCGATGGAAGCGTATGCAGGGGCACTCAGTATTGTTCCCCCAGGGATGGGATTGTCACGGCCTGCCCACCGAGGTTAAGGTGGAGGAGATCCACGGTATTAAGAAGAACGATGTTCCCCGGGAGGAATTCCGGCAGATGTGCATCGAACTCACCAAAGAGAATATTCAGGGTATGAAGACCCAGATGCAACGTATGGGATACTCACAGGACTGGAACCGAGAATACGTAACCATGACCCCTGAGTACAAGGAAAAAACCCAGCGCAGCTTCCTGCAGATGTACCATGAGGGTCTGATCTACCGCGCAGTGCACCCGGTGAACTGGTGCCCCCGCTGTGAAACTGCCATTGCTTTTGCTGAAGTTGAGTACCAGGAAAATGAAACTTTCCTCAACTACCTTGAATTTCCTGACCCTGCTGGTGAAACAGGTGTTCCCATTGCCACCACCCGACCAGAATTACTGGCAGCATGTGTAGCAGTGGTGGTACATCCAGAGGATGAACGCTACCAGCACCTCACTGGTAAAAAGGTACAGGTACCCTTATTTAACCGGGAAGTGGAGATTATCACCGATGAAGAGGTGGACCCCGAGTTCGGTACTGGAGCAGTTATGATCTGTACCTTCGGGGACAAAACTGACGTAACCTGGGTGAACCGCTATGATCTGGACATCATTGAGGCCATCAATGAACAGGGAATAATGCAGGATGTCTGCGGGAAATACAGTGGACTCACCCTCACAGAATGTAAAGATGCAATAGTGGAAGACCTGGATAAGGAAGGATTCCTCACCCGTAAGGAGAAGGTAGACCAGAACGTGGGCCAGTGCTGGAGATGCAAAACACCCATCGAGATACTGGTGAAAAAACAGTGGTTCGTGGCAGTTAAACAAATGAACCCCCAGATCATAGATGCCGCCGAAGGCATGGACTGGATACCAGAACACATGAAAACCCGTCTATTGAACTGGACTGGTAGCATGGACTGGGATTGGTGTATAAGCCGGCAGAGGATATTCGCCACACCCATACCAGTATGGTACTGTAAAGAGTGCGGAGAGGTTATGGTCCCCTCTGAAGAGGAAGTACCCCTGGACCCAACCCAAACACAACCCACAAAACCATGCCAGTGTGGAAGCACAGAATTCATAGCAGAAGAAGATGTACTGGACACCTGGATGGACAGTTCCATCACCCCCCTGGTAATCGCTGGCTGGCCTGGTGAAGAGTACCAGGATCTCTTCCCAGCCACCATCCGCCAGCAGGGACATGACATCATACGTACCTGGGCATTCTATACCATTCTACGTACCCTGGCCCTCACTGGAGACGCACCTTTTCAGAATGTGGTGGTTAACGGGATGGTGTTCGGGGAAGATGGACATAAGATGAGTAAATCCAGGGGGAACGTCATTGCCCCTGAGGATGTGGTGGAGGAGTACGGTGCCGATGCCCTCCGGTTATGGGCAGCCAACAGCGTACCAGGATCAGATGTGCCCTTCGCCTGGAAGGATGTTCAGCACGGCTACAAATTCCTCCGGAAATTCTGGAATGCCTTCCGATTCGTTAACATGCACCTGGCAGCTTACAGTGCAAATAATGATGTTGAATCCATTAAAACCACCTTAAAACCGTTGGATAAATGGATACTATCTGGTTTAAACCAGCTGGTAGGAGAGGTCACCCATACCATGGATGATTACAACTTTGCCCATGCCCGTAACCGTATCCAGGCCTACATCTGGCATGATTTCTGCGACGACTACATCGAAGCAGTTAAATACAGGCTGTACACTGATGAAGAAGGAGAATCCAAACAGGCTGCACTTTACACCCTGAACACAGTTATCCAAACATGTTTAAGGCTAATGGCCCCATTCACTCCCCACTTCACCGAGGAGATCCATTACTACCTGGAAGGATACGGAAATGCTAAAAGTAGCGCAGAAAATGATAATGTGGGAGAATTGGATAAAACTAGGGATGAAGATGTTTTCAGGAGCATTCACCAGGAAACCTGGCCTGAAGTGGTACAAGACCTGGTGGATCCAGTGGCCGATGGTATTGGACAGCTGGGCGCCGAAGTCATTGGTGAGTTAAGAAGATTCAAAGCCAGCAGGAAAATGCCACTCAACACCCCCCTCAAGGCTACCACCATCTATTCCAATTCTCCTGAAAAGTATAACCACCTTTTAACTCTAGAAGATGATATCAAGGGCACCATGCGTATTGAAGAGTTGATGGTCAGTGAAGGGAAACCAGATGTACGGGAGATCGTGGTGGAAATCACTCCCCGTATGGATAAGATCGGACCAGAGTTCAAGGGACAGGCCCCAGTTATAGTTAAATATCTGCAGTCCCATGATCCACAAGAAATAGCTGATTCCCTGGAAGAAGATGGTTCCATTGATATTGAAGGATCCCTGATCACTGCTGACTACATTTCAACCAGTAAAGAATTGGTAGGCCGTACCGGGGAAAAAGTGGAACTTTTACTCCTTGAGGAAATGGACCTGGTAATGGAACTGGTGATCTAA
- the aroA gene encoding 3-phosphoshikimate 1-carboxyvinyltransferase: MELKVEQASEIKGVVKAPPSKSYTHRALMVACLAEGESRLQDPLYSADTMATLEACQALGCEVEVGDDHCIVQGTGGDLETPGDVLDLKNSGTTLRFLTTMTGLTPGCTVLTGDDSLRGRPMQDLLDSLSMLGVKAYSTRNNGLPPMVITSGFPGGRSEIKGDVSSQYISSILLSAPYAQNPVDLQVIGDFKSRPYVEMTLDIMDKFGVYCQQRPGNQFHLEKQTYQARDYTIEGDYSSASYLLGAAALLEGEITVQNLFKGSKQGDKIIVDILENMGANLIVKEDQVTVKGTLEPDKSIKSRNDKSSRSGIDDSTKSSNVTGDLLFTSNLQGIEVNLENSPDLLPTVAALAAVSQGTSHIMGVEHARYKETDRVHTMALELSKLGVQLKEEPDGLIIRGGAHGGEVESHSDHRLVMALTLVGLLTGDMRIKNAASHQVSFPNFPQVMMGLGCPVEII; encoded by the coding sequence GTGGAATTAAAGGTAGAACAGGCCAGTGAAATAAAAGGAGTGGTTAAGGCACCTCCATCAAAAAGTTACACCCACCGGGCTCTTATGGTGGCCTGCTTGGCAGAGGGTGAGTCCCGCCTGCAGGATCCCCTCTATTCAGCCGACACCATGGCCACTCTCGAGGCCTGCCAGGCCCTGGGGTGTGAAGTTGAAGTAGGGGATGACCATTGCATTGTCCAGGGCACTGGTGGAGATCTTGAAACTCCCGGGGATGTTTTGGACCTTAAAAACAGTGGAACCACCCTCCGTTTTCTTACGACCATGACCGGTCTAACCCCAGGTTGCACCGTGCTCACTGGTGATGATTCCCTGCGGGGAAGACCCATGCAGGACCTGTTAGATTCCCTCAGTATGCTTGGAGTTAAGGCCTACTCCACCCGTAATAATGGCCTGCCACCAATGGTTATAACCAGTGGTTTTCCTGGGGGTAGAAGTGAGATTAAGGGAGATGTTAGTTCACAGTACATCTCTTCCATCCTGCTTTCAGCTCCCTACGCCCAGAATCCGGTTGATCTTCAGGTGATTGGAGATTTCAAAAGCAGACCATACGTGGAGATGACCCTGGACATAATGGATAAATTCGGGGTGTACTGCCAGCAGAGACCTGGAAATCAGTTCCATCTAGAAAAACAAACATACCAAGCCAGGGATTACACCATAGAAGGAGATTATTCTTCAGCATCCTACTTATTAGGTGCTGCTGCCCTTTTAGAGGGAGAGATAACTGTTCAAAACCTTTTCAAAGGCTCTAAACAGGGTGATAAGATAATAGTGGATATCCTGGAAAATATGGGTGCTAATCTTATTGTAAAGGAAGATCAGGTTACAGTGAAGGGAACTCTGGAACCGGATAAAAGTATTAAATCCCGGAATGATAAGTCATCTAGATCTGGAATTGATGATTCTACAAAATCCAGTAATGTTACCGGTGATCTTCTGTTCACAAGCAACCTCCAGGGAATAGAGGTGAACCTGGAAAATTCACCTGATCTTTTACCTACAGTTGCTGCCCTGGCAGCAGTGTCCCAGGGAACCAGCCATATAATGGGAGTTGAACACGCCCGTTACAAAGAGACGGATCGGGTGCATACCATGGCCCTGGAACTGAGTAAACTAGGTGTTCAGTTAAAAGAAGAACCAGACGGCCTCATTATCAGGGGAGGAGCTCATGGTGGTGAAGTGGAAAGTCACAGTGATCATCGTCTGGTTATGGCCCTAACCCTGGTGGGACTCCTCACTGGAGATATGCGTATCAAAAATGCAGCTTCACACCAAGTGTCTTTTCCCAATTTCCCCCAGGTGATGATGGGTTTGGGATGCCCTGTGGAAATCATTTAG
- a CDS encoding GTP-binding protein, whose amino-acid sequence MKLSNETKIVVLGAYNSGKTTTLEQICYNRAKVEYNGTTTALDYGSTMINGEKVHFFGTPGQERFRFMRRILSEGLDGAILVVDNSKGITSTDQEILGRLKEFKVPYVVFSNKQDLNSNNLEIDSDAPVIPTIAQDGEGILDGVETLLEIIKS is encoded by the coding sequence ATGAAACTTAGCAATGAAACCAAAATTGTGGTTCTAGGAGCTTATAACTCAGGGAAAACCACAACCTTAGAACAGATATGTTATAACAGGGCCAAAGTTGAGTACAATGGAACCACCACAGCCCTGGATTACGGTAGCACCATGATCAATGGGGAAAAGGTGCACTTTTTCGGAACCCCCGGTCAGGAACGCTTCCGCTTCATGCGCAGGATACTCTCAGAGGGCCTGGATGGAGCTATACTGGTGGTGGATAACAGTAAGGGAATCACCTCTACTGATCAGGAAATTCTAGGACGTTTAAAAGAATTCAAGGTCCCCTATGTTGTTTTCTCTAATAAACAGGATCTGAACTCCAACAACCTGGAAATAGATTCTGATGCCCCTGTAATTCCAACCATAGCCCAGGATGGAGAGGGGATCCTGGATGGGGTGGAAACACTTCTGGAAATAATTAAATCATAA
- a CDS encoding endonuclease III domain-containing protein: MDLRERIDLIMESLQQQYDLRVFEDRDPYRVLIRTILSQRTRDDNTDRASAQLFSKYHTMTEIAQADPAELEPLIRPAGFYHVKAKRIVEVSRKLLDEFKGQVPEDMKGLLELPGVGRKTANCVLVYGFQKPAIPVDVHVHRISNRLGLVDTKNPEETELELEKIVPREYWIELNDLMVQFGQNICRPQSPRHQECPLNEICDYYQNLE, from the coding sequence ATGGATCTTAGAGAACGTATTGACCTGATTATGGAAAGTCTGCAGCAGCAGTACGATCTAAGGGTATTTGAAGATAGAGACCCATACCGGGTGCTTATAAGGACCATTTTGTCCCAGAGAACACGGGACGATAACACTGACCGGGCCTCAGCACAACTTTTCTCAAAATATCATACCATGACTGAGATTGCCCAGGCAGACCCGGCTGAACTGGAGCCCCTCATCCGTCCGGCTGGTTTTTACCATGTTAAGGCCAAGAGGATAGTTGAAGTATCCCGCAAACTTCTGGATGAATTTAAGGGCCAGGTGCCGGAGGATATGAAGGGCCTCCTGGAACTACCGGGAGTGGGAAGAAAAACCGCCAACTGTGTGCTGGTTTACGGTTTCCAGAAACCTGCCATTCCAGTGGATGTGCATGTCCACAGGATAAGTAACCGACTGGGACTGGTTGACACCAAAAACCCGGAAGAAACTGAATTGGAACTTGAAAAAATAGTTCCCAGGGAGTACTGGATAGAACTTAACGATCTCATGGTGCAGTTCGGACAGAATATCTGCCGCCCCCAGTCACCAAGACACCAGGAATGCCCCCTAAATGAAATCTGCGATTACTACCAGAACCTCGAGTAA
- a CDS encoding helix-turn-helix transcriptional regulator: MGAIYITVNYLDVYTETKDLLKYTSSSAVRVKILICLSEGHGTMSALKKETGITSSTISHNLSDLEKRKISTKKGEKYSLTPLGKIITINLIEYIKTNAAVSKFQRLWMGHDLSCIPLHLIKRIGDLHNSVLVESESGEIYKPHETYQKIISGSKYIKGVSPIFRFDYIGLYQKLVVEHDIDVELILTQEIVNQTMEGIDGDNLKYLQDFMSRDKVKFWVIPDDVNIAFTVTDKYLSLGLFHENGEYDNTKDLISDDHDAVTWGNQLFYHYRNQAEKLEL; the protein is encoded by the coding sequence GTGGGGGCGATTTATATTACTGTTAACTATCTTGATGTTTATACTGAAACAAAGGACCTATTAAAATACACTTCCAGTTCTGCAGTTAGAGTTAAAATCCTTATCTGCCTCAGTGAAGGCCATGGAACCATGAGCGCACTGAAAAAAGAAACAGGAATCACCAGTTCCACCATATCCCATAACCTCAGTGATCTGGAAAAAAGGAAGATAAGCACCAAGAAAGGTGAAAAATATTCTTTAACACCCCTTGGTAAAATAATCACCATTAATCTTATTGAATATATAAAAACCAATGCTGCAGTGAGTAAATTCCAGAGATTGTGGATGGGTCATGATCTAAGCTGTATACCCCTCCACTTAATAAAGAGGATCGGAGATCTTCACAACTCAGTACTGGTTGAATCAGAATCAGGGGAAATTTACAAACCCCATGAAACATATCAAAAGATAATATCAGGATCCAAATATATTAAAGGGGTTTCACCTATTTTCCGTTTCGATTACATTGGTTTATACCAGAAATTGGTGGTTGAACACGATATAGATGTAGAACTCATACTGACCCAGGAGATAGTTAACCAGACCATGGAGGGTATTGATGGAGATAATTTGAAGTACCTTCAGGATTTCATGTCCAGGGATAAAGTCAAATTTTGGGTTATTCCAGATGATGTGAATATTGCGTTTACCGTCACTGATAAATATTTATCATTGGGCTTATTCCATGAAAATGGAGAATACGATAATACCAAAGATCTGATAAGTGATGATCATGACGCTGTTACCTGGGGTAACCAGCTATTTTACCACTATAGAAACCAGGCTGAGAAACTCGAACTATAA
- a CDS encoding UbiA family prenyltransferase — MTLLPGVTSYFTTIETRLRNSNYKFWRSLLVILTSSSIFIAINGCLKTFFSFYLYGVPVSYQLIMATFLVIYSVYGLNKITDTEEDQLNAPERSNLISSHQKLFTYSSFIAYILAVIIGILHGWQVILVLLFPLLAGVIYSIQVHPRIPRLKDIFAVKSLVVALSWTVGNTFLPLVNYNSNLLVMSLIFYFFFIKSFINTVLFDLMDVDGDKLTGAMTIPVVIGASCTIKLLLLLNTTLLFFIYLVMAFDLFSVLIIPLIFCVIYGYAYILYFSGTKNRLQMDILVDGEWILVVFISLLSMGI; from the coding sequence ATGACGCTGTTACCTGGGGTAACCAGCTATTTTACCACTATAGAAACCAGGCTGAGAAACTCGAACTATAAATTTTGGCGAAGTTTACTGGTTATATTAACTTCCAGTTCCATTTTCATTGCCATTAATGGTTGTTTAAAAACATTTTTCTCTTTTTATTTATATGGGGTCCCTGTTTCCTACCAACTTATAATGGCCACTTTCCTGGTTATATACTCAGTTTACGGTCTAAACAAGATTACAGATACTGAAGAAGACCAGTTGAATGCACCGGAAAGATCAAATCTCATCTCCAGTCACCAGAAACTATTCACCTACAGTTCATTTATTGCCTACATCCTGGCGGTGATTATTGGAATCCTGCATGGATGGCAGGTGATTTTGGTGCTCCTCTTCCCATTACTGGCTGGGGTGATATACAGTATACAGGTCCATCCCCGTATCCCCCGGTTAAAGGATATATTTGCAGTGAAGAGTCTCGTAGTGGCCCTGAGCTGGACTGTTGGTAACACCTTCCTGCCCCTGGTGAATTATAACAGTAATCTACTGGTTATGAGTTTGATATTTTATTTTTTCTTCATAAAAAGCTTCATTAACACCGTTCTTTTTGATCTAATGGATGTAGATGGGGATAAGCTCACCGGGGCCATGACCATACCAGTGGTTATAGGGGCATCCTGCACCATAAAATTACTACTCCTACTGAACACAACACTATTATTTTTCATTTACCTTGTTATGGCCTTTGATTTGTTTTCGGTATTAATCATCCCCTTGATATTCTGTGTAATCTATGGTTACGCCTATATTCTATATTTTTCAGGCACCAAAAACAGGTTACAAATGGATATCCTGGTGGATGGTGAATGGATACTGGTAGTATTCATTAGTTTACTGAGCATGGGAATTTAA